Within Deltaproteobacteria bacterium, the genomic segment TGGTGATTGGCAGCGTCTGCGCTCTGGCGTTCCTTTCTTCGGCGTGCAATCAGCGCATATACTGGCTCCCAGAATCAAGCTTCACCCTATCGCCTGATTCGAGACTCCCGCGGTGGTTTGCAATCCCAACTGGATACGAGCGAAAGGACGTGACTGTCCGGATCTACTACTATTTGCCGCCGTTTGGGAAGTATGATTTCGAGGCAGTGCTTCTCGGGCCCGTTCCTGAGTGCCTCCAACTTGAGCACAAGCTGGGGACGGCCCGATGGCATCCCGAGAGTGAGCGGAAGGGGATTACCACATACCCTGGCTACTACATCGCATCGGTGGATGGCATCGAGGAAGTTATAGAACATAGAAAGCAGGAGCCGATCTTCTACATTTCTGATGACCCAGCGCTGACGCGAGAACTCAAACGGCCGTAATTCCATCGATCCGCAACCGGGCGCTCACTGTTGAGTGTATGGCGACGCGGCTGGCGATGGCGACGTGGCCAACGCGAGTGAAGGCAGCCCCCGCCTCCACCGAAGCCGAATGACTGTACGGAGGAGAAATTCAAAGAGCGCGGGAACTACGAAGTCTACCCGAACTACTCGATCATTGCGGTGGACGGAGTTGATGAAATATTTGAGCATCGACAACGCGGACCAATTCTCTACGTCGTGGACAGAGAGGCAGCGGAAGCAGGGTGTCGCACGGCGGGCAAGTGACCTTTGGCCTGTCCGGTGCAGTCGCCACCAACGGCACCCGGTCGCGAATCTCCAGACCTTCTCTGAATGCCACGGTTGTTTACCGGCCAAGGGGGCATGATGTCGATGAAGCCCACTTCGATGTTGCATCGCGCGGTGCTTGGCAGCGTCTGTACCCTGGCAATCCTGTCGACGGCATGCAGTCAGCGCATATACTGGCTCCCGGAATCAAACTTCACTCTGTCGCCTGACTCGAGGCTTCCGAGGTGGTTTGCGCTTCCGACTGGATACGAGCGAAAAGACGTGACTGTCGAGATCTACTACTATCTGCCACCGTTCGGGAAGTATGATTTCGAGGCGGTGCTTGTTGGACCCGCTCCTGACTGCCTCCAGCTGGAGCACAAGCTAGGGACACACAGATGGCATCCCGAAACTGAACGGAAGGGCATTACCAAAGACCCTGGCTACATCATTGCATCGGTGGATGGCATCGAGGAAGTGATCGAACATAGGGAGCGGGGGGATGTTTTCTACATTTCCGATGACCCTGAGCTGACGCGAGAACTCAAACGGCCGTGATTCCATCGATCCGCAACCGGGCGCACTATCGAGTGTGTGGCGACGTGGATACAGACGGGGTCAGCCCTTGAAATGAGAAGTATGCTGGCGGGTGCGCTCAGATCGAGCGGTGACCATCATCGAACATGACGGTAGCGGCAATCCGAGCGCGATCGTCAGTCCCTATGGCCAACGCACGACGCTGACGGTCGACGCCCACGACTATCTTGCGAGTCTCGTCAATCCGGCCAACGAGTCGCGCTTGTTCACGTCCATCTGTTCTTCTCCACGATTCCTCTGCGCCTATGTGTCTCTGCGGTGATCCTTCTTCTGTTGGTGATCAATCCTACAGTAGGATCTCGCGTCCTAGGATTTCGCGGGCAAGCGCACGGTGGCGGTGCCGGTGACCCAGCGATCGCCCTCGGCGCTTTGCAGGATCAGATCGCACTCGATGAAATTGCCGTGATCGCTGGAGTGCTTCTCGGTGATCACGCCGTGCACGGTGAGCGCGCGATTGGGGTACACCATGCCGCGAAACGTCGCGCTCAGCCGCACCAGCGCCGCGTCGGGATTCCAGTCGGTGATCATGCGCGAGAACAGCGCCATGCTCAGGTTCCCCGGCACGATCTGCCCGGGCAAGCCTTCCTGCTTCGCGTCCTCGTCGCTCATGAAGCGCCGGCCGGGCATATCGGCGGCGAGCGCGTAGCGCTTCACCTGTTCGCCCGCGAACGTCACTGAGAAGCCCGGGATCTCGTCGCCGACTTCCACTGTGTCGAAATTCGCCCCGCTCATCGAAACATCATCTTCTGATCGATGGTGGCCACCGACTCGCCGTGTTGATTGGTGATGACCGAGCGCAAGACGAGGAACACCATGCTGCCGGTGCGACCGGTCTTCTCGTAGATGTCATGCACCGTGCTCGACGCGGTCAGCACGTCGCCGACGCGCACCGGAGCGCCGAAGTCGATGTCTTTGCCGGCATCGAAGCCGTTGCGCCCGAGGTTCGGCATGTTGGACGGCATGAAGTGCTTGCCGCGCAGCGCGACGACGAACGTCGGCGCGCCAACCAGCTCGGCGTCGCTCGCGGTCGTGTAGCGCGGATTGGTTTCGCCCACCGCTTCCGCGTACTCGCGCAGCTGCGCGGCGGTCACCGGCCTGAAAACCGTGTGGTCAAACTCGTTGCCGATGATTTTCTTGTCGAAGGTGAGCGGCATGATCGTGAGGCGTGAATCGTGAGTCGTGAGCCGTGAGTCGGGGCTATGACGCTTTTCGGGCTAGGTTGGCGCGGAAGTCGATCGGGCGATACGAGCCGTGGCGCAGCTCGTGGACCAGATCATCTATAGAGCGGATGTCGCGGTCGAACTCGGTGGCGCAGATGCCGATGAAGCTGACCAGATGCGAGTCACTGCCGCCGAACGATTTGTAGCCGTAGCGGTCGATGATCGCTTGCACCCGTTCGTTCTCACCGCGCCGGCTGCCGCCGTTGAGCGCCTCGACGGCGACGACACCATCGATCGGTCCCTTGGTTTCATAGTGTTCGCACAAGCCGATGGTCGGTCGACCCGGATGGCAGGGCAGGGCGAGACCGCCCATCTCGCTCACCGCGGGGATGAGTTCGCGCGCGTTCAGCCGCACGTTGGTGAAATCAAAACGGTGCGTGATGTCGTCGTTGACGCCGTACACCAACACGTGGCCGTAGTCGGTCTCGACCTCGGCGCCGCGTAGGATCAAACAGCCATACTGGTCTTCGAGCGCGCGATAATCGGTGTCGGGATTCCACTGCCGGTGTTCGGTGAGCACGAGACCGTCGATCGGCACCTCGGCGCGCTTGCGCTGCAGCCACTTGAGATAGGTTTCGACCGGAGCGCGGCTGTCCTCGGATGCTTCGGAGTGGGTGTGGAGATCGAGAATCATCTTGAAGACAGTTGGCAGTAGGCAGAGGGCAGTCGGCAGTTTGGAATCAGAGGGGTTTGAACTTTGGGATGGTGACTTCGGGTGTCACGTCTTCGAAGATGACTTGCACGGGCATGCCGATCTTCACCTGCGCCGGATCGCAGTCGACGATGTTGGTCAGCATGCGCACGCCTTCGTCGAGTTCGACGTATGCCATCACGTACGGCAGCGCGTCGCGAAAGCCGGGGGCTTGGTTCTGATGCGTCACGGTAAAGGTGTACACCGTGCCCCGCCCGGACGAAAGTACCCACTCGGTGCGATCGGACAGGCAGTGCGGGCAGAGCGCGCGCGGATAGTAGCGGAAGGCGCCGCAGTCGTGACACTTTTGCACCCGCAACTCGTGGCGCTGACAGGCTTCCCAGAATCCCTTCGACTCTTCGTCGATGCGTGGCAGCGGCTTCGCGTATTTCTTCTCAGCCATCGGTCTCGCCTCAATCAGTCTCGCCCCAAGATGAGAGTCGCGCCACTGTGGCGCAGACCGAGCATGCCGCCGGTGCCGTGACAGAGCGCGATCGCGCAGTCCTTCACTTGGCGTGCGCCGCACTCGCCGCGCAATTGTTTGGTGGCTTCGATCACCAGGAACATGCCGCGCATGCCGGGATGATTCGACGACAGGCCGCCGCCATCGGTGTTGATCGGCAACTCACCGCCGAGGCCGATGCGGCCGTCTTGTACGAACGCACCACCTTCGCCCTTCCTGCAGAAGCCGAGATTCTCTAGCGTCTCGAGCACGGTGATGGTGAACGAGTCGTACACCATGCACATGTCGATGTCCTTGTGCGCGACGCCCGCCATTGAGAGTGCGCGTGGGCCAGACTGCTTCGCTGCCATATCGGTGAGATCGCGCACGCCGGCCGCCGTGTGGCACAGCGCTTCCGACGCACCGAGGATTTGCACCGGCTTCTTCCTGAGATCGCGCGCGCGCGCCGCGCTGGTGACAACGAGCGCGCCGCCACCGTCGCTGATGATGCAGCAATCCAGCAGGTGCAACGGCGACGATACGATGCG encodes:
- a CDS encoding MaoC family dehydratase N-terminal domain-containing protein; amino-acid sequence: MPLTFDKKIIGNEFDHTVFRPVTAAQLREYAEAVGETNPRYTTASDAELVGAPTFVVALRGKHFMPSNMPNLGRNGFDAGKDIDFGAPVRVGDVLTASSTVHDIYEKTGRTGSMVFLVLRSVITNQHGESVATIDQKMMFR
- a CDS encoding PHP domain-containing protein → MILDLHTHSEASEDSRAPVETYLKWLQRKRAEVPIDGLVLTEHRQWNPDTDYRALEDQYGCLILRGAEVETDYGHVLVYGVNDDITHRFDFTNVRLNARELIPAVSEMGGLALPCHPGRPTIGLCEHYETKGPIDGVVAVEALNGGSRRGENERVQAIIDRYGYKSFGGSDSHLVSFIGICATEFDRDIRSIDDLVHELRHGSYRPIDFRANLARKAS
- a CDS encoding Zn-ribbon domain-containing OB-fold protein, whose protein sequence is MAEKKYAKPLPRIDEESKGFWEACQRHELRVQKCHDCGAFRYYPRALCPHCLSDRTEWVLSSGRGTVYTFTVTHQNQAPGFRDALPYVMAYVELDEGVRMLTNIVDCDPAQVKIGMPVQVIFEDVTPEVTIPKFKPL